The sequence below is a genomic window from Deinococcus terrestris.
GCGGGCGGGGAAAGACCGTGGTGCCCGCCTGCACGTAGACGCCCTGCACCAGCGTGCTGGCGACGCCGCCGGGTTGCAGGGCGACCAGCGTGACGTAGCCCGGCGTGCGGGTGGTGAGCTGGAACCGGACCTCGTCGCCCACCCGGTAGGTGGCCCCTTCGCCCCGGTCGGGCCGCAGGTCCGCGATCAGGTTGCTGGAACTGCCCGCCAGACCGAGGTTGCTGCCGACGGTCACGGTGCAGGAGCTGAGGCCCAGAGCGAGGGCGCCGAACAAGGCGATTCTGTGCATGAGAGCAGC
It includes:
- a CDS encoding DUF4384 domain-containing protein — encoded protein: MHRIALFGALALGLSSCTVTVGSNLGLAGSSSNLIADLRPDRGEGATYRVGDEVRFQLTTRTPGYVTLVALQPGGVASTLVQGVYVQAGTTVFPRPQDGVTYNVAAPRGLQRVRAIFTRVRPTTELVFSGVYNDGRWNAVTTQYVQPYGAADRDIQETYLYIR